A region from the Hydrogenimonas sp. genome encodes:
- a CDS encoding flagellar sensory histidine kinase FlgS, producing MNEFSLPSSMKEGEKETLLTQLESLIEQTYNVEKEYIALTNSYNQLQALIKQIIEVLPNALWVLNEDGSIFLHNSEAERLDGLLELIDLASKEAEIPFKERFFLVKISTSESKRIVSATDITEQKRRERLASMGQMAAHLAHEIRNPIGSIALLVSSLSKRVVPKNRPIVDEIKRSLFRVERIIKSTLMYSKGVNPVISTIPLERIERECRAAVDSYSYTKPITFHYDFVPATLEADLNLLSLALQNFIFNAIDAVDQSDDESGDVWIRCVDDGEFLSFHIEDSGTPLEDSDRIFEAFYTTKTKGNGLGMALARQIVEAHKGEIVVQKEPKRFTIILPKREPST from the coding sequence ATGAACGAATTCAGCCTCCCATCCTCAATGAAAGAGGGCGAAAAAGAGACGCTTCTGACGCAGTTGGAGAGTCTGATCGAACAGACTTACAACGTAGAGAAGGAGTATATAGCCCTTACAAACTCCTATAACCAGCTCCAAGCTCTCATAAAACAGATCATAGAGGTGCTGCCCAACGCTCTCTGGGTACTGAACGAAGACGGCTCCATATTTTTGCACAACAGCGAAGCCGAAAGGCTTGACGGGCTGCTGGAGCTGATCGACCTTGCGTCCAAAGAGGCCGAGATCCCATTCAAGGAGCGTTTTTTTCTGGTGAAAATATCGACGAGCGAATCGAAAAGAATCGTCAGTGCGACCGATATAACCGAACAGAAGAGAAGAGAGAGGCTCGCTTCGATGGGTCAGATGGCGGCACACCTGGCACACGAGATAAGAAACCCGATCGGCTCCATAGCTCTTCTGGTCTCCTCTCTTTCTAAGCGTGTGGTTCCGAAAAACCGGCCGATTGTGGATGAGATAAAGCGCTCTCTCTTCAGGGTGGAGAGAATAATCAAAAGTACGCTGATGTACTCAAAGGGTGTAAATCCTGTCATCTCGACGATTCCGCTTGAGAGGATAGAGAGGGAGTGCCGCGCGGCGGTGGACTCCTACAGTTACACAAAGCCGATCACCTTCCATTACGACTTCGTACCGGCCACACTCGAGGCCGATTTGAACCTCCTCTCCCTTGCGCTGCAGAATTTCATCTTCAATGCAATCGATGCCGTAGACCAGAGCGACGACGAGAGCGGGGATGTCTGGATAAGATGCGTGGATGATGGGGAGTTTTTGTCGTTTCATATCGAAGACAGCGGTACCCCGCTGGAAGATAGCGACAGAATCTTTGAAGCGTTCTACACCACCAAGACCAAAGGCAACGGCCTCGGCATGGCTCTCGCGCGTCAGATCGTAGAGGCCCACAAGGGAGAGATAGTCGTACAGAAAGAGCCGAAGCGGTTCACGATCATCCTGCCGAAGAGAGAACCCTCGACGTAA
- a CDS encoding adenylate cyclase codes for MKHLEIERRFVLYPCSMKRFLKRDSIHFRSYSIVQFYLVAREGEAVRYRRCGRVYTRTVKRGSGLVREESEEPITKEIFDEAFHRNSGGVIRKRRYVFSMEGLTFELDSFKKPLKGLNILEVEFARKSDAERFKLPEIFRSILVSEVTGDTSFTNGAISRRMKIPPIESPLSELLKEVDKRGEFLKASVSVGFGPYESGAHALKAIIYSLVKTVHSNRAAILEGSQDPERLHQLRVAMRKMRALFSQLDGLFDPLWLQRHKERVASLMRVTGEMRDMDVYIEEIEGFREMLPKRLHDALDRLERHLISRQKSERKRLHDFLLGEAFCREIEELGKFAETPSEEGLSPEAATPVILPVKKALRLRYAKILKKGSRIDEESPAHRYHEIRIDIKKLRYMMEFFSPIFDEEAYRQMMQRVKSIQTILGKHQDLDVQSEHLKSLERQPDLYDEAALEAFRALLGRMSAMKREKRLEFRREFADFSKTGALFGKMVCKF; via the coding sequence ATGAAACATTTGGAAATCGAACGCAGATTCGTGCTATACCCCTGCTCCATGAAGCGTTTTCTCAAAAGAGACTCCATACACTTCAGATCCTACTCTATCGTGCAGTTCTATCTCGTCGCAAGAGAAGGCGAAGCGGTCCGTTACAGGCGTTGCGGCCGCGTATATACACGAACAGTCAAGCGCGGAAGCGGTCTGGTGAGGGAGGAGAGCGAGGAGCCTATCACCAAAGAGATATTCGATGAAGCTTTTCACAGAAACAGCGGCGGTGTCATAAGGAAGAGACGCTACGTCTTCAGTATGGAAGGGCTCACCTTCGAACTCGACAGCTTCAAAAAGCCGCTTAAAGGTCTCAATATCCTGGAGGTTGAATTTGCCCGCAAATCAGATGCCGAGAGATTTAAACTTCCGGAGATTTTCAGGAGTATCCTGGTCTCCGAAGTTACCGGTGACACATCTTTTACAAACGGCGCCATCTCCAGGCGGATGAAAATACCGCCGATAGAGAGCCCGCTTTCAGAACTTCTGAAAGAGGTAGATAAAAGAGGAGAGTTTCTGAAAGCTTCGGTCAGTGTCGGCTTCGGCCCGTACGAGAGCGGTGCACATGCACTCAAAGCGATTATCTACTCCCTCGTGAAAACGGTACACTCCAACAGGGCGGCAATTCTTGAAGGGTCGCAGGACCCCGAACGGCTCCACCAGTTGAGGGTGGCGATGCGCAAGATGCGCGCTCTCTTTTCGCAGTTGGATGGGCTCTTCGACCCTCTCTGGCTCCAAAGGCACAAAGAGAGAGTCGCCTCTTTGATGAGAGTGACGGGAGAGATGCGAGATATGGATGTCTATATCGAAGAGATCGAAGGTTTCAGAGAGATGTTGCCCAAAAGACTCCATGACGCGCTGGATAGGCTGGAGCGGCATCTGATCTCCAGGCAGAAGAGCGAGAGGAAGAGGCTTCACGATTTCCTCTTAGGTGAAGCTTTCTGCAGGGAGATCGAAGAGCTTGGGAAGTTTGCCGAAACTCCGTCGGAAGAGGGGCTCTCTCCGGAGGCTGCGACCCCGGTTATCCTTCCGGTCAAAAAAGCGCTTAGGCTACGTTATGCCAAGATTCTCAAAAAGGGGAGCCGCATAGATGAAGAGTCACCTGCGCATCGGTATCATGAGATTCGCATAGATATAAAAAAGCTGCGCTACATGATGGAGTTTTTCTCCCCGATTTTCGATGAAGAGGCCTACAGGCAGATGATGCAGAGGGTGAAGTCGATACAGACCATTTTGGGAAAGCACCAGGACCTGGATGTGCAGAGCGAACATCTGAAGTCGTTGGAGCGGCAGCCCGATCTTTACGACGAAGCTGCACTCGAAGCGTTCAGAGCTCTTCTCGGGCGGATGAGTGCAATGAAGAGAGAGAAGCGCCTGGAGTTCAGAAGGGAGTTTGCCGACTTTTCAAAGACGGGAGCTCTTTTTGGGAAGATGGTCTGTAAATTTTGA